Within the Maribacter sp. BPC-D8 genome, the region TCAACTACCTCAATAGGCTGCTTCATAGCATACATGATGGGTTTTGCCAATAAAATGAGGGCAAATAATGACAACCCTAAAACAGTACATAATAGCAGTCCATGCTTTAAAGCACTTTTAGCATTTTCTTTAAGTCCCGCTCCATCGGCCTCGGCAACCAAAGGCGTAATTGCCGTAGAAAAACCAATACCTAAAGACATGGCCACGAAAACAAAACTGTTACCTAAAGATACCGCAGCCAGTTCTGCCGTACCCAATTGACCGACCATAATATTATCTGCCAATTGCACAAAGGTGTGGCCCAACATTCCTAAAATGACAGGAACGGAAAGCTTAATATTATAACGAAATTCTTTGGTGTAATTCTGTAACAAAACCTAAACTAATTTTTTGGTAAAGGTACCGTTAATTGAACAATTTACATTCGCAAAATTTAGGTTAAATAATCAATAATATGATGTAATAAAGGTGAACTTAACTGAAGTCGTTTGAGCTAAGTTCATCTATTAAACAAAAGGTTACAGAAAAAAAATGCAGAATAAGAAATAAGCACAATGACAAAATTAAAATACTGTAAACCAACACTATACTAAACAAATACACACATAAATACAACCTATCTATACTTGTAAATTGTTCATCTATACACTTTACAGATACTATTATACTATAACCGGCCGTTATTAGTACAAACACACCTAGGACCATTAATTACCATTATTATGAACCAAGAACCATTGGTTTGGGTTATCGACGATGACGATATCTCCAAATATGTAATGAAGCGATATCTTAATCAATTGTCAATTTCTAGAATTGTAGATTTTCCAGATTCAGTACAACCATTAAAACTGATTCAAGATAAGTATGCTTCTTTAGACGAACTACCAGATATTATTTTCCTCGATTTACACATGCCCATTTTAAATGGATTTGATTTTGTTAAAGATTTTCAAACCGTGGCAAAAAAAATTGATAAGAAAATAAAAATCATCATGTTAACCTCGTCTATAAATGGCGAAGATGTTGATCACGCCAAAACATATCCAGAAATAACAGATTATTTTATAAAACCGATTAAGCATAGAGATTTGGCGAGAATTATGAATGTAGAACTAAAGCAATAATTTTTAATCTTTAGTTTTTGCCTCATTCCAATACACATCCATTTCTTCTAAAGACATATCATTCATTTCTTTACCAATTTCTTTTGCCTTGACTTCAAGGTATTGAAAACGTTTTATAAATTTTTTATTGGTTCGCTCTAGAGCATTTTCAGGATTGACACCTAGAAATCTAGCATAATTAATCATTGAGAAAAGTACATCGCCGAATTCCGCCTCAATTTTCTCGATATCACCAGCCGCTACTTCTACTTGTAGTTCGCCAAGCTCTTCTTGAACTTTCTCAAAAACTTGTTGCGGTTCTTCCCAATCAAAACCAACACCAGAAACTTTATCTTGAATTCGACTAGCTTTGACTAGTGCAGGTAAACTTTTTGGTACACCCTCGAGAACACTTTTCTTACCTTCTTTTAGCTTTATCTGTTCCCAATTTCTTTTTACATCTTCGGCATCAATTACTTTAACATCACCATAAATATGCGGGTGCCTATTCACTAGCTTATCACAAATAGCATTTGCTACATCTGCAATATCAAAATCATTGGTTTCTGATCCTATTTTTGAATAGAAAATAATATGGAGAAGCACATCACCCAATTCCATCTTAACTTCATCAAGGTCATTATCTAAAATAGCATCGCCTAACTCATAAGTTTCCTCAATGGTAAGGTGTCTTAACGATTGCATGGTTTGCTTTTTATCCCACGGGCATTGCTCTCGCAACTCATCCATTATGGTCAATAGCCTGTCTAATGCCTCCAATTGTTCTTTCCTACTATTCATGCCTAAAATTTTTACAAAAATACACAACCACTAATTGCCGCACTAAAAATGCTGTTTAGTTTTCGTACATTTAAAATCACAATATTATTTGAGACTATCAGCATTACTCAAGCAGATTTTAGATAGCTTAAAAAATCAAACGACAACATTATACACCACACCAATGAATACAAGACGAAAATTTATAAAAAATGCTGGTCTATTAAGTGCAGCCACAGTACTACTACCACAAATAACAATGGCAACTACTAGAAATTCAAGCTATGGCGTTCAGTTATATTCTTTTAGAGATGACATGCTTGCCGACCCGATGAAAACTTTAGAAAAAATTGCAAGTCTAGGTTTTAAAGAAATTGAAAGTGCCGGATCATCTAAAGGGTATTATTACGGAATGACGCCCGCTCAAATGGGTGAAACCTGTAAAGCACTAGGTATGTCACTCACCAGTGGTCATGTACATTTAGATGATAAATTTGAACAAACCATGGCAGATGCCGTTGCTTCTGGTCAAGAATATTTAATATGTTCTTCATTACCATCTGACGGACAAACGGTAGATAATTACAAAAAAGTAGCAGAGCAGTTTAATAGAGCTGGCGAAGCTTGTAGAAAGCATGGTTTAAAATTCGGTTACCACAACCACGAGTACGAATTTGAGTCTGAAAACGGAGAAGTACTTTATGATGTGCTTATGGATAATACCCAAAAAGATTTAGTACATATGGAACTAGATTTGGGCTGGGTAGTCATTGCCGGAAAAGACCCGTTGAACTATTTCAAAAAATATCCGCAAAGGTTTCCGCTTTGGCATTTAAAAGATATGGATATGCATGAAAAAGTAAGTACAGAATTCGGTAAGGGTATACTTGATGTTCCGTTAATGCTTGAAATGAAAGAACTGTCTGGTCTTCAACATATTTATATAGAACAAGAAGAATACGCAAGTACCCCTTTTGATAGCATGATGCATAACATGAACTACTTAAAGAACTTATAGTCGCATATATGAAAATTTATAACCGATTAATTTTTACTTCTCTATTGTTGACAGCAATAGTTTCTTGTAAATCTCAACAGAAGGCATTGGTTACCGGTGGCTCTGAACTAGTGCAAGTTGCTAATAATTTCAGCTTTACCGAAGGCCCGGCATCAGACAAAAATGGTAACGTATATTTCACCGATCAACCGAATGATAAGATTCTAAAATGGAACCAAGCCGACAACTCTATAGGTACTTTTATGGAATCGTCAGGTAGGGCAAATGGTTTGTATTTCGACAATAATGAAAATTTATTGGCAGCTGCCGATAATGAAAATGAATTATGGCGAATTCATAAAACAGGTGAAATTGACACGCTAATCACACATTTTGAAGATAAAAAATTAAACGGACCTAATGATATTTGGGTTGATACAAAAGATGGCATCTATTTTACAGATCCTTATTACCAAAGAGAATACTGGACAAGGACCGAAGCTGATATAAAAGAAAAAAATGTCTACTATATTTCACCAGATTTAAAGAATATCTCAATAGTTGCAAAAGGTTTAGCACAACCTAATGGAATAATTGGCACACCAGATGGCAAAACACTTTACGTCGCAGATATAGGTGACAAAAAAACATACTCCTACTCCATTCAAGAAGATGGCACTTTAAGTGACCGTAAACTTTTTACAGACATGGGTTCAGATGGTATGACGATTGACAACCTAGGTAATATCTACTTAACAGGCGAAGGTGTTACCATTTTCAATTCAAAAGGTAAACAGTTAAAGAATATACCAATCAATGAAAACTGGACAGCCAATGTTACGTTTGGTGGTAAAAATCAAGATATATTATTTATTACCGCAATGGGCTCGGTGTATACCTTGCAAATGAATGTACATGGTGTTAGGTATTAGATTTATTGCTTTGTAAATTTTCTATTTAAAACTCCTGGCAAATCTTCATTTACGCCTTCGGTTAAAACAGATGAATTTAAAACCATGGTACTAAAATTAGTTGCGTTTAAATCAAGCACACTACTTTGAAAAGTCCACTTACCGGTGAAGTTATCAGTTCTACCACAGCGAATAGCATAAAAATCACCGGTTACACTGGTAATATTTAGTGCTACCAAATCAAGATCCCATGTACCGTCTACATTAATGATCAACGTACCATTCAAACAATCGAGCTCATCTAACATATTATTAGAAGCAGTACCATCTTCATCAACATCTTGGGCGACATTCACATTTATTTCGGTCAAGCTATACGTACCTATAACCAAGGCACTATCGTCCGTTATAGTAGTATCATCATCAGATGAGCAACTTACAAAAAGTAGCACTAGACAAGTAAAAAGAGAATAGGTATATTTTTTCATGAGCATAATAAAATCGGTTAATCGTATATTGAAGGTAGGCAAAACAATTTATAATACGTCGATAGCATCACGCATCCGATTTTTATAAATTTCTCGAAATCTCGACTCTAATAAAGTTTCCAAATATAATTCTGATAGACATTATATTGAAATTCACACAATTACATAGTTATAATTATCAATTACTCAACAAAGGGTTTTATTTCTTATTAATTCCTTGATTTTAATTATCTTAAACGACTTAAAATCCAACCAAACTATGATTACGTATATTTTTGAATTTATCGGTACTGCAATGCTAATTCTTATAGGAAATGGAATTGTTGCCAACGTTGTATTAAAAGGAACAAAAGGAGCCGATGCCGGGTGGACGGGCATTTCTCTTGCATGGGGTATCGCCGTCTTTATTGGTGTATACATTTCAGCCGATGCCAGTGGAGCTCACCTTAACCCTGCAGTAACCATAGCGCTTGCCGTTGCCGGAAAATTTTCTTGGGCAGCAGTACCAGGTTATATCGTAGCACAAATTTTAGGTGCCATGATGGGTAACTTTTTAGTTTGGCTTAATTATAAAAAACAATACGAAGCCACCGAAGATACCGATGCAATTTTAGCCACCTTCTCCACTTCACCAGCTATTAAGAGTCCGTTTTGGAATTTAATGACTGAAATTATTGGAGCTTTTGCCCTTGTATTTGGCGTATTTTATATAGCCG harbors:
- the mazG gene encoding nucleoside triphosphate pyrophosphohydrolase — translated: MNSRKEQLEALDRLLTIMDELREQCPWDKKQTMQSLRHLTIEETYELGDAILDNDLDEVKMELGDVLLHIIFYSKIGSETNDFDIADVANAICDKLVNRHPHIYGDVKVIDAEDVKRNWEQIKLKEGKKSVLEGVPKSLPALVKASRIQDKVSGVGFDWEEPQQVFEKVQEELGELQVEVAAGDIEKIEAEFGDVLFSMINYARFLGVNPENALERTNKKFIKRFQYLEVKAKEIGKEMNDMSLEEMDVYWNEAKTKD
- a CDS encoding response regulator, whose translation is MNQEPLVWVIDDDDISKYVMKRYLNQLSISRIVDFPDSVQPLKLIQDKYASLDELPDIIFLDLHMPILNGFDFVKDFQTVAKKIDKKIKIIMLTSSINGEDVDHAKTYPEITDYFIKPIKHRDLARIMNVELKQ
- a CDS encoding SMP-30/gluconolactonase/LRE family protein; protein product: MKIYNRLIFTSLLLTAIVSCKSQQKALVTGGSELVQVANNFSFTEGPASDKNGNVYFTDQPNDKILKWNQADNSIGTFMESSGRANGLYFDNNENLLAAADNENELWRIHKTGEIDTLITHFEDKKLNGPNDIWVDTKDGIYFTDPYYQREYWTRTEADIKEKNVYYISPDLKNISIVAKGLAQPNGIIGTPDGKTLYVADIGDKKTYSYSIQEDGTLSDRKLFTDMGSDGMTIDNLGNIYLTGEGVTIFNSKGKQLKNIPINENWTANVTFGGKNQDILFITAMGSVYTLQMNVHGVRY
- a CDS encoding MIP/aquaporin family protein, yielding MLNDLKSNQTMITYIFEFIGTAMLILIGNGIVANVVLKGTKGADAGWTGISLAWGIAVFIGVYISADASGAHLNPAVTIALAVAGKFSWAAVPGYIVAQILGAMMGNFLVWLNYKKQYEATEDTDAILATFSTSPAIKSPFWNLMTEIIGAFALVFGVFYIAGGTMGDSSISLGSLDALPVALLVMGIGFGLGGPTGYAINPARDFGPRLLHSILPIKNKGNSNWGYAWVPIVGPIIGGVLAALVFMLIETLQ
- a CDS encoding sugar phosphate isomerase/epimerase family protein; the encoded protein is MNTRRKFIKNAGLLSAATVLLPQITMATTRNSSYGVQLYSFRDDMLADPMKTLEKIASLGFKEIESAGSSKGYYYGMTPAQMGETCKALGMSLTSGHVHLDDKFEQTMADAVASGQEYLICSSLPSDGQTVDNYKKVAEQFNRAGEACRKHGLKFGYHNHEYEFESENGEVLYDVLMDNTQKDLVHMELDLGWVVIAGKDPLNYFKKYPQRFPLWHLKDMDMHEKVSTEFGKGILDVPLMLEMKELSGLQHIYIEQEEYASTPFDSMMHNMNYLKNL